One window from the genome of Hyalangium ruber encodes:
- a CDS encoding lipase family protein, whose protein sequence is MRLRSSLSMLGALCLGLLSAGCGEGMEPVEPALEVPAEDLATQEAAAVSTSGVTSHFRQWLSANGYDSYNLVRADITGGSYGGKASSTDTVVNQPVIFIHGNSDKAIGTGTAGQSGWNASIEYFQSQGYKTSELYATTWGPADVSMSAYQYHSKTYVMKVRKLIEAVKAYTGAAKVDIIAHSMGVTLARKAILGGYATDSLEGGQYYIGPPLTSSVDTFVGIAGANRGLTSCYQTAGSTPTCGATNGLYPGYWNGLGVSGLSSYLANLGSSSKYEGAYRYSIFSTADEVIGYGVVVYYEYTSRIPGQTGEKVYSGYPYGHFNSKDLTASVQHSMVKSHVVP, encoded by the coding sequence ATGCGTTTGCGCTCTTCGCTATCGATGCTGGGTGCGCTGTGCCTGGGTCTGCTGTCCGCCGGATGCGGCGAGGGCATGGAGCCTGTGGAGCCCGCCCTCGAGGTACCCGCGGAGGACCTCGCCACGCAGGAGGCGGCGGCCGTATCGACCTCCGGCGTCACCTCGCACTTCCGCCAGTGGCTGTCGGCCAACGGCTATGACTCGTACAACCTGGTGCGCGCCGACATCACGGGCGGCAGCTACGGCGGCAAGGCGAGCAGCACGGACACCGTGGTGAACCAGCCGGTCATCTTCATCCACGGCAACTCGGACAAGGCCATCGGCACGGGCACCGCGGGCCAGTCGGGCTGGAATGCCTCCATCGAGTACTTCCAGTCCCAGGGCTACAAGACGAGCGAGCTGTACGCGACGACGTGGGGCCCGGCGGACGTCTCGATGTCGGCGTACCAGTACCACTCGAAGACGTACGTGATGAAAGTGCGCAAGCTCATCGAGGCGGTGAAGGCGTACACCGGCGCGGCGAAGGTGGACATCATCGCGCACTCGATGGGTGTGACGCTGGCGCGCAAGGCCATCCTCGGCGGCTACGCCACCGACTCGCTGGAGGGCGGTCAGTACTACATCGGCCCGCCGCTCACCTCCTCGGTGGATACGTTCGTGGGCATCGCGGGCGCCAACCGGGGCCTGACGAGCTGCTACCAGACGGCAGGCAGCACGCCCACCTGCGGCGCCACCAACGGCCTGTACCCGGGCTATTGGAACGGGCTCGGAGTCTCCGGCCTCTCGTCGTATCTGGCGAACCTGGGCTCCAGCAGCAAGTACGAGGGCGCGTACCGCTACAGCATCTTCTCCACGGCGGACGAGGTCATCGGCTACGGCGTCGTCGTCTACTACGAGTACACCTCGCGCATCCCAGGACAGACGGGCGAGAAGGTGTACTCGGGCTATCCGTACGGCCACTTCAACTCGAAGGATCTCACCGCCAGCGTGCAGCACAGCATGGTGAAGAGCCACGTCGTCCCGTAG
- a CDS encoding alpha/beta hydrolase, with protein MGLLSLASTMVRTGLATSFRRLRRGPLRPGWSFQYEATVAFMKATNERIVQLDAPAQRAETEAMAMSTPALERVRREPVEAGGVPSEWFTPPEVKNEGVVVYLHGGSYVYGSTRTHGDLIARLAEGTGLRVLAPNYRLAPEHPFPAQVEDAVAVYRWLLSTGVKPEQVVLSGDSAGGGLAVATMLSLREQGQPLPAGGVLLAPWMDIECSGESMLSNARYDWGDKPMLLHWAKWFIGQGDPRHPLASPIHADLRGLPPLFLHVGSAELQHDDVTRFAQKARAAGVRAELVVWPEMVHNFQVFGERFPESVRGTARLIQDIHSVLRREVSAPAR; from the coding sequence ATGGGACTCCTGTCACTCGCGTCCACGATGGTGCGTACCGGACTGGCGACGAGCTTCCGGCGCCTGAGACGCGGCCCGCTGCGTCCGGGGTGGAGCTTCCAGTACGAGGCGACGGTGGCCTTCATGAAGGCCACCAACGAGCGCATCGTCCAGCTGGACGCCCCCGCGCAGCGCGCGGAGACGGAAGCCATGGCCATGAGTACGCCGGCGCTCGAGCGGGTGCGCCGTGAGCCCGTGGAGGCGGGCGGCGTACCCTCCGAGTGGTTCACTCCCCCCGAGGTGAAGAACGAGGGGGTGGTGGTGTACCTGCACGGCGGATCATACGTCTATGGCTCCACGCGCACCCATGGGGACCTCATCGCGCGGCTGGCGGAGGGGACGGGCCTGCGGGTGCTGGCGCCCAACTACCGGCTCGCGCCGGAGCACCCCTTCCCCGCGCAGGTGGAGGACGCGGTGGCGGTGTACCGCTGGCTGCTATCCACCGGGGTGAAGCCGGAGCAGGTGGTGCTCTCGGGAGACTCCGCGGGTGGAGGGCTGGCGGTGGCCACGATGCTCTCCCTGCGCGAGCAAGGCCAGCCGCTGCCTGCGGGCGGCGTGCTCCTCGCGCCGTGGATGGACATCGAATGCAGCGGCGAGAGCATGCTGTCCAACGCCCGGTATGACTGGGGAGACAAGCCCATGCTGCTGCACTGGGCGAAGTGGTTCATCGGTCAGGGAGATCCCCGCCACCCACTGGCCTCGCCCATCCACGCGGACTTGCGAGGCCTGCCGCCGCTGTTCCTTCATGTGGGCAGCGCCGAGCTGCAGCACGATGACGTGACGCGCTTCGCCCAGAAGGCGCGCGCCGCGGGAGTCCGAGCGGAGCTGGTGGTGTGGCCGGAGATGGTCCACAACTTCCAGGTCTTCGGTGAGCGCTTCCCGGAGTCGGTGCGTGGGACGGCACGGCTCATCCAGGACATCCACTCGGTGCTGCGGCGCGAGGTCTCCGCCCCGGCACGGTGA
- a CDS encoding alpha/beta fold hydrolase, translating into MKTPRAATALLLSATLASGCVRSYKSEPTLPFQEFPYTSTQGQAWPLKRVALPKTAEAYQVATVPEVAYVELNPEGKQTLVFIHGLGSYLKFWRYQLDAFAAQGYRVVAVDLPGYGKSDKLATFPYSMEAMADAVRELVTLLGVEKPVLVGHSMGGMTALSYAIRYPEEPGALVLTAPAGFEKFSWKEKAWLTRAFSTTLVKSAPEYGIWGSVAQSNFSRWRPELEWLVEERVRVVGSQDFDSYAYANVRTVKGLAHNDFVRENLGRIQAPTIIVFGEDDRLIPNPFMHGGRAREVMEYGHAGIRGSELVGFERCGHSVQLDCPEEYNAAVSTFLRKLPAPADSAPKQEQEAPPAAVESPPPAP; encoded by the coding sequence ATGAAGACTCCTCGCGCCGCCACGGCCCTGCTGCTCTCCGCCACGCTCGCCTCGGGCTGCGTCCGCTCGTACAAGTCCGAGCCGACGCTCCCCTTCCAGGAGTTCCCCTACACCTCCACCCAGGGCCAGGCCTGGCCGCTCAAGCGCGTGGCCCTGCCAAAGACGGCCGAGGCTTACCAGGTGGCCACCGTGCCCGAGGTGGCCTACGTGGAGCTCAACCCCGAGGGCAAGCAGACCCTCGTCTTCATCCATGGGCTGGGCTCGTACCTGAAGTTCTGGCGCTACCAACTGGATGCCTTCGCCGCCCAGGGCTACCGCGTGGTGGCCGTCGATCTGCCCGGCTATGGCAAGTCCGACAAGCTGGCCACGTTCCCGTACTCCATGGAGGCCATGGCGGACGCGGTGCGCGAGCTGGTGACCCTGCTGGGCGTGGAGAAGCCGGTGCTGGTGGGACACTCGATGGGAGGGATGACGGCGCTCTCCTACGCCATCCGCTACCCGGAGGAGCCCGGCGCGCTGGTGCTCACCGCGCCCGCGGGTTTCGAGAAGTTCTCCTGGAAGGAGAAGGCGTGGCTCACGCGCGCCTTCAGCACCACGCTCGTCAAGTCCGCGCCCGAGTACGGCATCTGGGGCAGCGTGGCGCAGTCCAACTTCTCACGCTGGCGCCCGGAGCTGGAGTGGCTCGTCGAGGAGCGCGTGCGCGTGGTGGGCTCGCAGGACTTCGACTCCTACGCCTACGCCAACGTGCGCACCGTGAAAGGGCTGGCGCACAACGACTTCGTGCGTGAAAACCTCGGCCGCATCCAGGCGCCGACGATCATCGTCTTCGGCGAGGACGACCGGCTCATCCCCAACCCGTTCATGCACGGCGGGCGGGCGCGAGAGGTCATGGAGTACGGCCACGCGGGCATCCGTGGCTCCGAGCTGGTGGGGTTCGAGCGCTGCGGACACTCGGTGCAGCTCGACTGCCCCGAGGAGTACAACGCGGCGGTGAGCACGTTCCTGCGCAAGCTGCCCGCTCCCGCGGACAGTGCGCCCAAGCAGGAGCAAGAGGCGCCTCCCGCGGCCGTGGAGTCGCCGCCGCCCGCTCCTTGA
- a CDS encoding acyl-CoA synthetase, whose amino-acid sequence MFIGDWMGRGALYWPEALAVVDVAKGEAGRFTYRALNARAEALGGWLRDVAGVKPGDRVGLVAHNGVEYLDALFACGKIGAIFVPYNWRLHAQELTESVRDTTPRVLLFGDDFRDNVAQVKDRLGDSLRLVHLETKSLPGSMPYAETLLHRPAAPVTNDKVDAEDILCLLFTGGTTGRSKGAKVSYRMVAWNTLNTLVHEVRPGDVTITHTPMFHTGGLLVYSVPLLTVGGAVVIMRRWDPEELLTLLEREKVTLFFAVPTQYQQLHDAPRFRETNFSTVRFMTSGGAAMPVPLIQAWQAVHSVPFKQGFGMTEFGPGLFSMGPEYAISKAGSIGRPNYFVDARLVDDDGREVPTGEVGELVLKGPSMCSGYFNDEAATKESIDAQGWFHTGDLARKDADGFFTIAGRKKDMFISGGENVYPLELETVLYEHPAVQQCAVVGVPDAKWGEVGRAFVVLKPGESATPEALLEHLRERVARFKVPKKVELMERLPVSPAGKILKRELREAAIAADARH is encoded by the coding sequence ATGTTCATCGGCGACTGGATGGGGCGCGGAGCCCTGTACTGGCCAGAGGCCCTGGCGGTGGTGGACGTGGCCAAGGGTGAGGCGGGCCGTTTCACCTACCGCGCGCTGAACGCCCGGGCCGAGGCCCTGGGCGGATGGCTGCGCGACGTGGCCGGAGTGAAGCCAGGAGACCGGGTGGGGCTGGTGGCCCACAACGGCGTGGAGTACCTGGACGCGCTCTTCGCCTGCGGGAAGATCGGCGCCATTTTCGTCCCCTACAACTGGCGCCTGCACGCCCAGGAGCTCACGGAGTCGGTGCGTGACACCACACCGCGCGTGCTCCTGTTCGGAGATGACTTCCGCGACAACGTGGCCCAGGTCAAGGATCGCCTCGGCGATTCGCTGCGCCTGGTGCATCTGGAGACGAAGAGCCTGCCGGGAAGCATGCCGTACGCGGAGACGCTGCTGCACCGTCCCGCCGCTCCGGTGACGAACGACAAGGTGGACGCCGAGGACATCCTCTGCCTGCTCTTCACCGGCGGCACCACGGGTCGCTCCAAGGGCGCGAAGGTCTCCTACCGCATGGTGGCGTGGAACACGCTCAACACCCTGGTCCACGAGGTGCGGCCTGGGGACGTCACCATCACCCACACGCCCATGTTCCACACGGGCGGGCTGCTCGTCTACTCGGTCCCGCTGCTCACCGTGGGCGGCGCCGTCGTCATCATGCGCCGGTGGGACCCCGAGGAGCTGCTCACCTTGCTCGAGCGCGAGAAGGTGACGCTCTTCTTCGCGGTGCCCACGCAGTACCAGCAGTTGCACGACGCGCCGCGCTTCCGCGAGACGAACTTCTCCACCGTGCGCTTCATGACCAGCGGTGGCGCGGCCATGCCCGTGCCCCTCATCCAGGCCTGGCAGGCCGTGCATTCGGTGCCCTTCAAGCAGGGCTTCGGCATGACAGAGTTCGGCCCGGGTCTCTTCAGCATGGGCCCGGAGTACGCCATCTCCAAGGCGGGCTCCATCGGTCGGCCCAACTACTTCGTCGACGCGCGGCTGGTGGATGACGACGGTCGCGAGGTGCCCACGGGCGAGGTGGGCGAACTCGTCCTCAAGGGTCCCTCCATGTGCTCGGGCTACTTCAACGACGAGGCAGCCACGAAGGAGTCCATCGACGCGCAGGGCTGGTTCCACACCGGGGACCTGGCGCGCAAGGACGCGGACGGCTTCTTCACCATCGCCGGGCGCAAGAAGGACATGTTCATCTCGGGTGGCGAGAACGTGTACCCGCTGGAGCTGGAGACGGTCCTTTACGAGCACCCCGCTGTGCAGCAGTGCGCCGTGGTGGGCGTGCCCGACGCGAAGTGGGGCGAGGTGGGGCGAGCCTTCGTAGTGCTCAAGCCCGGCGAGAGCGCCACGCCCGAGGCGCTGCTCGAGCACCTGCGCGAGCGCGTAGCGCGCTTCAAGGTGCCCAAGAAGGTGGAGTTGATGGAGCGCCTGCCGGTGTCGCCGGCGGGAAAGATTCTCAAGCGGGAGCTGCGCGAGGCCGCCATCGCGGCGGATGCGCGGCACTGA
- a CDS encoding 3-oxoacyl-ACP synthase III family protein: MRYAQILSTGRYVPEKVLTNADVDRILGESVSDWLVQNVGIRERHMMADDQATSDLCVAAARQALQRSGTKPEELDLIVVATDTPDYLSPATSSVVQAKLGAPNAGTYDLNCACAGWVTALDVASKTIAADESYKRILVVGAYGMSRYINWKDKKTCTLFADGAGAVVLGAGDKSGFLGAKLLANGEYHDALGVYTGGTFRPATAESLQLTGGKPAVQFVRKFPSTFNTERWPQLLDVLLKRANQSLDDVKLFVFTQLNLRTIEATMKVLGQPMEKAHYTMDKWGYTGSACIPMTLDDAVEQGKVRRGDLVAFCASGGGLSMASALYRWTA; this comes from the coding sequence ATGAGATACGCCCAGATCCTCTCCACCGGACGCTACGTCCCCGAGAAAGTCCTCACCAACGCGGATGTGGACCGCATCCTCGGCGAGTCGGTGAGCGACTGGCTCGTGCAGAACGTGGGCATCCGGGAGCGGCACATGATGGCCGACGACCAGGCCACCTCGGACCTGTGCGTGGCCGCGGCGCGCCAGGCCCTGCAGCGCTCGGGCACGAAACCCGAGGAACTGGACCTCATCGTCGTCGCCACGGACACGCCGGACTACCTCAGCCCGGCCACTTCCTCGGTGGTGCAGGCCAAGCTGGGCGCGCCGAACGCGGGTACGTATGACCTGAACTGCGCCTGCGCTGGATGGGTGACGGCGCTGGACGTAGCCAGCAAGACGATCGCCGCGGACGAGAGCTACAAGCGCATCCTCGTGGTGGGCGCCTACGGCATGTCGCGCTACATCAACTGGAAGGACAAGAAGACATGCACGCTGTTCGCGGACGGCGCGGGCGCGGTGGTGTTGGGTGCCGGCGACAAGTCCGGCTTCCTGGGCGCCAAGCTGCTGGCCAACGGCGAGTACCATGACGCGCTCGGCGTCTACACCGGCGGCACCTTCCGCCCGGCCACCGCCGAGAGCTTGCAGCTGACCGGAGGCAAGCCCGCGGTGCAGTTCGTCCGCAAGTTCCCCTCCACCTTCAACACCGAGCGCTGGCCGCAGCTTCTGGACGTGCTGCTCAAGCGCGCCAACCAGTCGCTGGACGACGTGAAGCTCTTCGTCTTCACCCAGCTCAACCTGCGCACCATCGAGGCCACCATGAAGGTGCTGGGCCAACCGATGGAGAAGGCGCACTACACCATGGACAAGTGGGGCTACACGGGCTCGGCCTGCATCCCCATGACGCTGGATGACGCGGTGGAGCAGGGCAAGGTGCGGCGCGGGGACCTCGTGGCCTTCTGTGCCAGCGGGGGCGGTCTGTCCATGGCCTCCGCGCTCTACCGCTGGACGGCCTGA
- a CDS encoding TetR/AcrR family transcriptional regulator, producing the protein MNRPSTSSERLLPVTPRGQKTRQKLLRAAEAIFGEKGYERASIADITRKSGVALGTFYVYFPDKQSIFVEVVDELGERLRRLIAEAVAGLPNRLDVEREGLRTFFEFAREHPNLYRVVRQAEFVDEACYRRYYDRFAKGYVRGLSQAMDAGQVRRMDAESLAYCLMGIGDFLGMRWVIWEEDPGIERVLDTAMALIRHGLDPRPAPRPGKDSAKAPPKTSTASSKRGTRSARNTLRSNA; encoded by the coding sequence ATGAATCGCCCTTCAACTTCGTCAGAGCGCCTCCTCCCCGTCACGCCGCGAGGCCAGAAGACGCGCCAGAAGCTGCTGAGGGCAGCCGAGGCCATCTTCGGTGAGAAGGGCTACGAGCGCGCATCCATCGCGGACATTACCCGCAAGAGCGGCGTGGCGCTGGGCACCTTCTACGTCTACTTCCCGGACAAGCAGTCCATCTTCGTGGAGGTGGTTGACGAGCTGGGCGAGCGCCTGCGCCGCCTCATCGCCGAAGCCGTAGCGGGTCTTCCCAACCGGCTCGACGTGGAGCGTGAGGGCCTGCGCACCTTCTTCGAGTTCGCCCGCGAGCACCCCAACCTCTACCGCGTGGTGCGCCAGGCCGAGTTCGTCGATGAGGCCTGCTACCGCCGTTACTACGACCGCTTCGCCAAGGGGTACGTGCGCGGCCTCTCGCAGGCCATGGACGCGGGGCAGGTGCGCCGCATGGACGCGGAGTCGCTGGCCTACTGCCTCATGGGCATCGGAGACTTCCTCGGCATGCGCTGGGTCATCTGGGAAGAGGACCCCGGCATCGAGCGCGTGCTGGACACGGCGATGGCGCTCATTCGTCACGGTTTGGATCCGCGCCCCGCGCCTCGTCCGGGCAAGGACTCCGCCAAGGCTCCTCCCAAGACCTCCACCGCCTCCTCGAAGCGCGGGACCCGTTCCGCGCGTAACACCCTCCGGAGCAACGCATGA
- a CDS encoding serine hydrolase: protein MLQTALLVVLAVAPSSPEALRGALQERISQVKGATVAVAYQDLGNEKDSLLLAADRSFHAASTMKVPVMVEFFRQVDAGKLSLDQPIPLVNRFSSIVDGSSYSLDPKEDEDAALHEQLGKPVLARELVERMITRSSNLATNSVIALVGATKVTETLRGLGAKQMTVLRGVEDGKAYAKGLNNSATARDLATLLAAIERGQAASASSTQAMRTILLAQELNDLIPAGLPSGTRVAHKTGQITSVLHDAAIVYPKGRAPYILVVLTSGISDERVARALIVDISRSVHAHAARNAPSP from the coding sequence ATGCTCCAGACCGCCCTGCTCGTCGTGCTCGCGGTAGCTCCCTCCAGCCCTGAGGCTCTCCGGGGTGCGCTCCAGGAGCGCATCTCCCAGGTGAAGGGCGCGACCGTGGCCGTGGCCTATCAGGACTTGGGAAACGAGAAGGACTCGCTGCTGCTGGCGGCCGACCGCTCCTTTCATGCGGCCAGCACCATGAAGGTGCCGGTGATGGTGGAGTTCTTCCGGCAGGTGGACGCCGGCAAGCTGTCGCTCGACCAGCCCATCCCCCTCGTCAACCGCTTCTCCTCCATCGTGGACGGCTCGTCCTACTCGCTGGACCCCAAGGAGGATGAGGACGCCGCTCTCCACGAACAGCTGGGCAAGCCGGTGTTGGCGCGCGAGCTCGTCGAGCGGATGATCACCCGCTCGAGCAACCTGGCGACCAACTCGGTCATTGCCCTGGTGGGAGCCACGAAGGTCACCGAGACGCTCCGCGGACTGGGCGCGAAGCAGATGACCGTTTTGCGCGGCGTGGAGGACGGAAAGGCGTACGCGAAGGGGCTCAACAACAGCGCCACGGCGAGGGATCTCGCCACCTTGCTAGCCGCCATCGAGCGCGGGCAGGCAGCCTCGGCCAGCTCCACCCAGGCCATGCGCACCATCCTCCTGGCCCAGGAATTGAACGACTTGATTCCCGCGGGCCTGCCCTCGGGGACACGCGTGGCCCACAAGACCGGGCAGATCACCTCAGTCCTTCATGACGCGGCCATCGTCTACCCGAAGGGCCGTGCGCCCTACATCCTAGTGGTGCTCACCAGCGGCATCTCCGATGAGAGGGTGGCCCGCGCTCTCATCGTGGACATCTCCCGGAGCGTGCATGCTCACGCGGCCCGGAACGCGCCCAGCCCCTGA
- a CDS encoding SDR family oxidoreductase, giving the protein MQLKDLKIVVTGGAQGMGAHFAQRLLEAGAQVAVGDISEEKLAALPAGIHRRRLDVSNEEDCVAFVNWAHQAMGGLNGLINNAGILRDGLLVKKDRTTGQVKKMTTSDWNAVIGVNLNGATVMVREVVAKMVETEQKPGVIVNMSSIARHGNRGQSNYVSAKAALAANTVTWSREFAPFGIRVGAVAPGMIETPMTQGMNQKARDALVASIPVGRIGVPEDIWVAVKFIIECEYFNGRTIDVDGGLNF; this is encoded by the coding sequence ATGCAGTTGAAGGACCTGAAGATCGTGGTGACCGGCGGTGCCCAGGGTATGGGTGCCCACTTCGCGCAGCGGCTCCTCGAGGCCGGTGCCCAGGTGGCCGTGGGTGACATCAGCGAGGAGAAGCTCGCCGCGCTGCCCGCAGGCATCCACCGCCGCCGCCTGGATGTGTCCAACGAGGAGGACTGCGTTGCCTTCGTAAACTGGGCGCACCAGGCCATGGGCGGCCTCAACGGCCTCATCAACAACGCGGGCATCCTCCGCGACGGCCTGCTTGTGAAGAAGGATCGCACCACCGGCCAGGTGAAGAAGATGACCACCTCGGACTGGAACGCCGTCATCGGCGTCAACCTCAACGGCGCCACCGTCATGGTGCGCGAGGTGGTGGCGAAGATGGTCGAGACCGAGCAGAAGCCCGGCGTCATCGTCAACATGTCCTCCATCGCCCGGCACGGTAACCGCGGTCAGTCCAATTACGTGTCCGCCAAGGCGGCCCTGGCTGCCAACACCGTCACCTGGTCGCGCGAGTTCGCTCCGTTCGGCATCCGCGTCGGCGCCGTCGCTCCGGGCATGATCGAGACGCCGATGACCCAGGGCATGAACCAGAAGGCCCGTGATGCGCTGGTGGCCTCCATCCCCGTGGGCCGCATCGGCGTGCCCGAGGACATCTGGGTCGCCGTGAAGTTCATCATCGAGTGCGAGTACTTCAACGGCCGCACCATCGACGTGGACGGCGGACTCAACTTCTAG
- a CDS encoding FadR/GntR family transcriptional regulator → MERMGLVWQVEQELERVISQGQLPQGGHLPAEHTLAQRYGVSRATVREALLKLAARGLVVQHPGRRSRAVALEQALTLENLSVALHARKQAPTQSRQLLEGFWALKRETAVELLSACCECASEADLKRLQEACLHLEDAVRWEPQARWAQLEFELLRLAARVAKRSGHLLLLQSLERSFWGMVDRVVLQSDNQSVLQWAKCAYEGLTQRDAQALRRQLPALLQASDEHLLRNVWATHEAPQSLPTEVPPGPHPHAGLEPAESEPPAAASEQLPACTAASATEPAQEEPRVEGATTPDAPEHHEIAAQGAVPQSPPHPGSVGCHCAHSPRRAPVGGGLPKAVWLSDSFLSGAGNGTPWWRAAFVSFGPPPGALGLGTAGSLMWEKPQEDFPPRS, encoded by the coding sequence ATGGAACGGATGGGGCTCGTTTGGCAAGTGGAGCAGGAGCTGGAGCGAGTCATCTCGCAGGGCCAGCTACCTCAAGGTGGACACCTGCCCGCCGAGCACACGCTGGCGCAGCGCTATGGTGTCTCCCGAGCCACGGTGAGAGAGGCGCTGCTGAAGCTGGCCGCCCGAGGGTTGGTGGTGCAGCACCCTGGGCGCAGAAGCCGCGCGGTGGCGCTGGAGCAGGCGCTGACGCTGGAGAACCTGAGCGTGGCCCTGCACGCGAGGAAACAAGCCCCCACCCAGAGTCGCCAGCTGCTGGAAGGCTTCTGGGCACTCAAGCGCGAAACCGCGGTGGAGCTGCTGAGTGCCTGCTGCGAATGCGCCAGCGAGGCGGACTTGAAGCGGCTGCAGGAGGCCTGCCTGCACCTGGAGGATGCGGTGCGCTGGGAGCCGCAAGCGCGTTGGGCCCAGCTCGAGTTCGAGTTGCTGCGGCTGGCGGCACGCGTGGCCAAGCGTTCGGGACACCTGCTGCTGCTGCAGTCCCTGGAGCGCTCCTTCTGGGGCATGGTGGACCGGGTGGTGCTCCAGTCGGACAACCAGTCCGTCCTGCAATGGGCGAAGTGTGCTTATGAAGGCCTGACTCAGCGGGACGCGCAGGCCCTGAGGCGTCAGCTCCCGGCACTCCTCCAGGCCAGCGATGAGCACCTGCTGCGCAACGTGTGGGCGACTCACGAAGCCCCCCAGTCCCTTCCCACTGAAGTGCCGCCAGGCCCTCATCCCCACGCAGGGCTTGAGCCCGCCGAGAGTGAGCCTCCTGCGGCAGCCTCCGAGCAGCTCCCTGCCTGCACTGCGGCAAGTGCTACTGAGCCAGCCCAGGAGGAACCGCGCGTAGAAGGTGCCACAACTCCGGATGCACCTGAGCACCACGAGATTGCAGCGCAGGGGGCTGTACCTCAGTCACCACCACATCCCGGCTCCGTGGGATGCCACTGTGCCCACTCCCCCCGGAGGGCCCCGGTCGGGGGCGGGCTTCCCAAAGCTGTCTGGTTGTCAGACAGCTTTCTGTCAGGCGCTGGCAACGGGACGCCCTGGTGGAGGGCGGCCTTTGTCAGTTTCGGTCCTCCCCCAGGGGCATTGGGCTTGGGAACTGCCGGCTCTCTAATGTGGGAGAAACCGCAGGAGGACTTCCCGCCTAGAAGTTGA
- the popD gene encoding PopC secretion inhibitor PopD — translation MSRKQNGPGKTLYALPRAVPSVRSLPGSGGEESTSEWIDVTVMPRESSTPRRRAPREVSANRAALYQAGLAESARFRDDLMRWLESHKLMGAVRSVSEPGGSLPMLTLRCAPRVLDQLRRAPEFEAGSSMPLELHS, via the coding sequence ATGAGCAGGAAGCAGAACGGACCGGGGAAGACCCTGTACGCCTTGCCGCGCGCGGTTCCCTCGGTCCGAAGCCTGCCAGGTTCGGGTGGCGAGGAGTCCACGTCCGAGTGGATTGACGTCACGGTCATGCCGCGTGAGAGCAGCACGCCCCGGCGCCGTGCCCCGCGCGAGGTATCCGCCAACCGAGCGGCTCTCTACCAGGCAGGCCTGGCGGAGAGCGCGCGGTTTCGCGACGACCTGATGCGCTGGCTCGAGTCCCACAAGCTCATGGGCGCGGTACGGTCGGTCAGCGAGCCGGGCGGCTCCCTGCCCATGTTGACCCTCCGTTGCGCGCCGCGCGTGCTGGATCAGCTGCGTCGCGCTCCCGAGTTCGAAGCGGGCTCCTCCATGCCCCTCGAGCTTCACTCGTAA